The Zonotrichia leucophrys gambelii isolate GWCS_2022_RI unplaced genomic scaffold, RI_Zleu_2.0 Scaffold_114_145095, whole genome shotgun sequence genome has a segment encoding these proteins:
- the LOC135460866 gene encoding LOW QUALITY PROTEIN: keratin-associated protein 10-10-like (The sequence of the model RefSeq protein was modified relative to this genomic sequence to represent the inferred CDS: inserted 3 bases in 2 codons; substituted 1 base at 1 genomic stop codon) produces the protein MGLERKIPEKPGVSGXGPGCPSSSQCVPVCPSASQCVPGCPSSSQCVPVCPSASQCVPVCPSPSQCVPVCPGLSQSIPVCPSLSSSVPVHPSVSRAVPVPPSLVPVRPSPSQSVPVCPGXCPSASQSIPVRPSLSWSVPVPLSLVPVLPCPSQXVPVWSQSLPVWNQSIPVCPSPSQSIPVCPGLSQCLPVRPCLSRASQSIPVRPSLVPVCPSASQSIPVRPSVSWSVPVPPSPSQSVPVCPGLSQCLPVHPSVSWSVLVCPSASQSVPVCPGLFPFIPVCSSPSQSVPVCPSASQSGPSPSLSIPVCPGLSQCLSVHPSPSQCVPVCPSASQSGPSLSWSVPVPPSLSLFVPVCSRSSQCVPVCPSASQSGPRQSHP, from the exons ATGGGGCTGGA ACGGAAAATCCCGGAAAAGCCCGGCGTGAGCG CTGGCCCGGGctgtcccagttcatcccagtgtgTCCCGGtctgtcccagtgcctcccagtgtGTCCCGGGctgtcccagttcatcccagtgtgTCCCGGtctgtcccagtgcctcccagtgtGTCCCGgtctgtcccagtccatcccagtgtgtcccagtctgtcctggtctgtcccagtccatcccagtgtgtcccagtctgtcctcgtctgtcccagtccatcccagtgtgtcccgggctgtcccagtgcctcccagtctggtcccagtccgtcccagtccatcccagtctgtccctgtttgtcccgg ctgtcccagtgcctcccagtccatcccagtccgtcccagtctGTCCTGGTCTGTCCCAGTGCCTCTCAGTCTGGTCCCAGTCCTTCCCTGTCCATCCCAGTAAGTCCCAGTTtggtcccagtccctcccagtctggaaccagtctatcccagtctgtcccagtccatcccagtctatcccagtctGTCCTGGtctgtcccagtgcctcccagtccGTCCCTGTTTGTCCCG tgcctcccagtccatcccagtccgtcccagtctGGTCCCGGtctgtcccagtgcctcccagtccatcccagtccgtcccagtgTGTCCTGGtctgtcccagtgcctcccagtccatcccagtccgtcccagtctgtcctggtctgtcccagtgcctcccagtccatcccagtgtgtCCTGGTCTGTCCTGGtctgtcccagtgcctcccagtctgtccctgtttGTCCCGGTCTGTTCCCGTTCATCCCAGTCTgttccagtccatcccagtccgtcccagtctgtcccagtgcctcccagtctGGTCCCAGTCCgtccctgtccatcccagtctgtcctggtctgtcccagtgcctctcagtccatcccagtccgtcccagtgTGTCCCGGtctgtcccagtgcctcccagtctggtcccagtctgtcctggtctgtcccagtgcctcccagtctgtccctgtttGTCCCGGTCTGTTCCCGTTCATCCCAGTGTGTCCCGGtctgtcccagtgcctcccagtctGGTCCCA